Proteins encoded within one genomic window of Acidobacteriota bacterium:
- a CDS encoding DUF1648 domain-containing protein encodes MSETKPSLSKAEDPFTELYFANPAIWAIVLLPGVFLGMTAIFLIAMWDRLPGRWVIHWGASGQPDGWATKTPFWVFFPIVFGFGLWLLINCLGWITGTLLRKHKTLPVDAAAELAVANMVLIHTLAAGLASVFMILAVWLPLGRPDNPTGMILVIVGILALAMVSGIRRLGTVIRSLHQRKIPGLEGYTGVLYRNPNDPHLWVPKLSGLGYTINFAHPKGWLVFLAMIGIPLLIVLGTILLLASAR; translated from the coding sequence ATGTCAGAAACGAAACCATCACTCTCAAAGGCCGAAGACCCATTTACTGAACTTTATTTTGCCAATCCAGCGATCTGGGCGATTGTCTTGCTGCCAGGGGTGTTTTTGGGAATGACCGCTATTTTCCTGATTGCGATGTGGGACCGGTTGCCGGGACGGTGGGTAATTCATTGGGGTGCCTCCGGCCAGCCAGATGGCTGGGCGACCAAAACACCGTTCTGGGTATTTTTCCCGATTGTTTTTGGGTTTGGGTTGTGGTTGCTAATCAATTGTCTGGGATGGATTACCGGGACGCTCCTGCGCAAGCACAAAACACTGCCGGTTGATGCGGCTGCTGAGCTGGCGGTGGCCAATATGGTGTTGATTCACACCCTGGCGGCGGGACTGGCCAGTGTGTTTATGATTCTGGCCGTCTGGTTGCCGCTTGGACGACCCGACAACCCAACCGGAATGATCCTGGTGATCGTTGGCATCCTGGCGCTGGCCATGGTGAGTGGCATTCGACGGTTGGGGACAGTCATTCGGTCGCTTCACCAGCGAAAAATCCCTGGGCTGGAAGGGTATACCGGTGTGCTCTATCGCAATCCGAATGACCCGCATTTGTGGGTGCCAAAGCTTTCGGGGCTTGGCTACACGATCAACTTTGCGCATCCCAAAGGCTGGCTGGTATTTCTGGCCATGATTGGAATTCCCTTGCTCATTGTACTGGGCACTATTTTGTTGCTCGCTTCGGCGAGATAG
- a CDS encoding low molecular weight phosphotyrosine protein phosphatase, giving the protein MVSVLFVCTGNICRSPSAEGVFQYLVDTAGLSEQIEVDSAGTHDYHAGEPPDRRSQQAAARRGYNLSHLRAREVERGDFQRFDYLVAMDQGHYRYLRALCPRGLDHKVKLFLDFAPHLNLKDVPDPYYGGAHGFENVLNLIEEAARGLLAEIQENHL; this is encoded by the coding sequence ATGGTGAGTGTGCTCTTTGTGTGTACTGGAAATATTTGCCGGTCGCCGTCGGCAGAAGGTGTCTTTCAGTATCTGGTTGATACGGCTGGCCTTAGTGAACAGATCGAAGTGGATTCAGCCGGGACGCACGATTATCACGCTGGTGAACCGCCGGATCGTCGTTCGCAACAGGCAGCAGCCCGTCGAGGCTACAATTTAAGCCACTTGCGCGCGCGCGAAGTCGAACGCGGCGATTTTCAGCGGTTTGATTATCTGGTAGCGATGGACCAGGGGCATTATCGCTACTTACGCGCACTCTGCCCACGCGGTCTTGATCACAAAGTAAAGCTTTTCCTGGACTTTGCTCCGCATTTGAATCTCAAGGATGTACCTGATCCCTACTATGGCGGCGCCCATGGCTTTGAAAACGTGCTCAATTTAATCGAAGAAGCCGCTCGCGGCCTGCTGGCGGAGATTCAGGAAAACCATTTATAG